GATCGCCGATGACGCCACCGCCAAGCGCGATGACAGCATCATTGCGCTCTATGCGCGCGCCGAGGATCGTTTCGCAGACGGGGATCAGATGCTCGAAGCTCTTGGTCTTCTCGCCGGCCGGCAGGATTGCGCTGACCGCCTCGATACCGACGCTCGCCAAGCCATCCATAAGCGCGTCGAGATAAAGAGGGGCGACATTGTTGTCGGTAATCACGGCCATGCGACGGCCCTTGAGGCGCTTTGCAATCTCGGTCGCGGCTGAAGCGATGAGGCCCGGGCCGATCAGGATATCATAGGAACGATCGCCAAGTTCGACGCGAACGGTACGGGGGGATGCGGTCATGCAATCTACACTCACTTCTTTTCGAGTGAGGCAAGCGCGGTCAGCACTTCCTCGACCATGATTTCCTTCTTCACGTCGCGAGACACAACGGTGAGATCGGCCTGTGCATAAATGGGATAACGGACATTCATCAGGTTCTGGAGCGTCTGCTTTGGGTTTTCCGTTTTCAACAGCGGCCGCGTATCCCGCTTGTTGACCCGTTCCCACAATACGTCGAGATCGGCGTTCAGCCAGAGCGACAGGCTGTTCTTCTTGATGTGCCGACGGGAGCGCTCATTGACGTAGGCGCCACCGCCGGTGGAGACGACGCGCGGCCCGGAATTCAGCAGGCGCTTGATCACCCGTGCCTCCAGTGCACGGAACTCCTCCTCACCATAAGCTGCAAAAAGCTCTGATATGGTCATGCGCGAGACACGCTCGATCTCGTGGTCGGAATCGACGAAGGGAATGCCAAGAACCTGCGCCGTCATCCGGCCGATGGCCGACTTGCCAGCGCCCATCAGACCGACGAAAACCAGGTTGCGCCTGCCGAGAGCGGCCTTTGCCTTGACCAACAGCGCCTCTGAAACCGGTTCGATCACGTCGTTCATAAAGTCACACTTCCCCGTTCCGCTCCGGTATCGACAAAACGACGGAAAGCGTCAAGGGATTGGGCTGTGAGAAAGGTGGCCCCAAGCGCCTTCTTCTTGCACTTCCAAACCTGCATGATCATATAGACCGCGTACCTAAAGCGCGTCGCGATCCTCCAGATGCGCTTTAGGTCTTTGTTTTTGCGCATGCCGTTATCGCAAAACCGCTGCACACTTTTGCGCGACATGCTTCAGGAGTTGAAAATGCCCAGCCTGTTCCGCTTCCTGTTCATTTGCGCGGTCATTGCGGGCGTCATCTATGGAACCATGCTGGCCCTCGTGACCTTCGTAAACCCCGTGGAACGGGACGTGACCATCCGCATTCCCTCCGAACGGATCAACAAGCCCCAATGAGCGATTTTTCAGGCCTTCACGTCGAATCCTTCCTGGAAATGATGAGCGCCGAACGCGGCGCGGCAAACAACACGCTCGTCTCCTACGAGCGCGATCTTGAGGACGCCTGCTCGTTCCTCAAGACGCGCGGCGTCAAGGCGATCGAGGCGGGCTCCGAGGACCTGCGCGCCTATCTCGCCCACCTCTCGCAGCAGGGCTTCATGGCCTCCTCCCAGGCGCGGAGGCTTTCGGCGCTCCGGCAATTCTACAAGTTTCTCTATGCCGAAGGCTTGCGGCGCGACGACCCGACGGGCGTGCTTGATGCGCCGAAGAAGGGCCGCTCGCTGCCCAAGACGCTCAGCGTCGATGACGTTACCAAGCTGATCGAACGCGCGGAACTCGAAGCGAAAGAAGCGGGGCCGGCAGCGCTCGCAAAGCTGCGCATGCATGCACTGATCGAGCTGCTCTACGCCACCGGCATGCGCGTGAGCGAACTCGTCTCGCTGCCGGCAAGCGTGCTTTCACAAAACGGCCGCTTCCTTGTCGTCAAAGGCAAGGGCAACAAGGAACGTCTCGTGCCGCTTTCCCGCTCCGCGATCAGCGCGGTCGAGACCTACGGCAAGGCACTCACAACGGAGACGGCCGCAAACGAGAAGGCTGAAGACAGCCCCTGGCTGTTCCCCTCCTCCGGCAAGGCGGGCTACCTACCCCGGCAGGTTTTCGCGCGCGACCTCAAGGATCTGGCTGCGCGTGCCGGGATAAGAGTGGCGACGATCTCGCCGCATGTGCTGCGTCATGCCTTTGCAAGTCATCTTCTTGCCAATGGAGCCGACCTGCGCGCCGTGCAGGAACTCCTGGGCCATTCGGACATTTCAACAACACAAATCTATACGCATGTGCTGGAAGAGCGGCTTCACCAGCTCGTCCAGAACCATCACCCCCTTGCCAAACAGGCGAAAAAACGGGATTAGGACCGCCAGAACCCTTGGATCGCGCCCAGCGCGCCCATTGGCGCAAAACGATCGGAAACGTATCTCATGCACAACTACCTCGATTTCGAAAAACCCATCTCGGATCTCGAAGGCAAGATTCACGAGCTGAAGAAGCTGGCCGGCGAAGACGAGAGCATCGACACGAGCGATGAAGTTGGCCGTCTTGAAGTGCGTGCGCGCGAGGCGATGGTCGATATCTATTCCAAGCTCAACCCGTGGCAGAAGACCCAGGTCGCGCGACATCCGCAGCGTCCGCACTTCGTCGATTATGCCGCCGGTCTCTTCACCGAATTCACGCCGCTCGCCGGTGACCGCAAGTTCTCCAACGACGAAGCCATCCAGGCGGGCCTCGCCCGCTTCCGCGGCACGCCCGTCGCCGTGATCGGCCAGGAGAAGGGCAACGACACCAAGTCGCGCATCAAGCACAATTTCGGCAGCGCCCGGCCAGAGGGCTACCGCAAGGCGATCCGCGTCATGGAAATGGCCGATCGTTTCGGCCTGCCGCTCGTGACCCTCATCGATACGGCCGGCGCCTATCCGGGCATCGGTGCTGAAGAGCGTGGCCAGGCGGAAGCCATCGCCCGCTCCACCGAGATGTGTCTCAACGTGAAGGTGCCGATCATCTCCGTCGTCATCGGCGAAGGCGGCTCCGGCGGCGCGATCGCGATCGCGACCGGCAACCGCGTTTACATGCTCGAGCATTCGATCTACAGCGTCATCTCGCCGGAAGGTGCAGCCTCTATCCTGTGGCGCGATTCCACCCGCGCCCGCGAAGCGGCGACCAACATGAAGATCACGGCCGAGGACCTGAAGTCGCTCGGCATTATCGACGGCATCATTTCAGAGCCTGTCGGTGGCGCCCATCGCGATCCGGATGCGGTGATCGAGCGGACCGGCACTGTCATCGCCGACGCGCTGAAGGAAATGTCCGGTCGCAACGGCGAACAACTGCGCTCGGACCGTCGCCAGAAGTACCTGAATATCGGCCGCCATCTCTAATCAGGATGGGGTTCCGTAGATGCAGGCTGGCAACGCTGCCAGCCTAACTGTGGGAAATACGGCAATAAGGTGAGTTAAAGCCAAATCTTGGCCATAATCATAGGGTCAGGGAATGGTAGGCACGGGGCGGGCCTGCAAGGTTAATAATTTGTGAAGTATAAGGACGTATTGATTCCGGTGCTCCGTCTCGGGGAATCAGTAGATTTGACTGCAATTCATAATGGGCTCTTGCCAATGCGTCTGAGAAATCTCGTTATCATAGCTGCCGTCGCTGCCCTGCTTGCAGGCTGCACGAACGAGACGCTCGATGCATTTGATCAGGCCGACGTCGATATCAAGAGCGTCAAGAACAAGACAACATACGAGCTTTCCGGCAAAATCGTCGCCAATATGCGGGCGGCAAATATGCCGAAGAACTCTCCGGTCATGATCCGCATCTTCAAGGAAGAGGGCGCTCTCGAAATCTGGAAGGCGACCGCCGACAACCGTTTCGCGAAACTGCGTGAGTACAAGATCTGCGCCTGGTCCGGCAAGCTCGGCCCCAAGGTCAAGGAAGGCGACCGCCAGGCGCCGGAAGGCTTCTATCCCCTTGGCCCCGGCCAGATGAACCCGAATTCCAGCTATTATCTCGCCATCAACACCGGTTTCCCCAATCGCTACGACCAGGCGAATGGCCGCCATGGCACCGACCTGATGATCCATGGCGCCTGCTCGTCTTCCGGCTGCTATTCGATGACCGACGAGCAGATGCAGGAAATCTTCGCGCTCGCACGCGACGCCTACAAGGGCGGCCAGCAGACGATCCAGCTTCAGGCCCTGCCCTTCCGCATGACCGCGGAAAACATGGCCC
This genomic stretch from Pararhizobium capsulatum DSM 1112 harbors:
- a CDS encoding shikimate kinase, with amino-acid sequence MNDVIEPVSEALLVKAKAALGRRNLVFVGLMGAGKSAIGRMTAQVLGIPFVDSDHEIERVSRMTISELFAAYGEEEFRALEARVIKRLLNSGPRVVSTGGGAYVNERSRRHIKKNSLSLWLNADLDVLWERVNKRDTRPLLKTENPKQTLQNLMNVRYPIYAQADLTVVSRDVKKEIMVEEVLTALASLEKK
- the xerD gene encoding site-specific tyrosine recombinase XerD, yielding MSDFSGLHVESFLEMMSAERGAANNTLVSYERDLEDACSFLKTRGVKAIEAGSEDLRAYLAHLSQQGFMASSQARRLSALRQFYKFLYAEGLRRDDPTGVLDAPKKGRSLPKTLSVDDVTKLIERAELEAKEAGPAALAKLRMHALIELLYATGMRVSELVSLPASVLSQNGRFLVVKGKGNKERLVPLSRSAISAVETYGKALTTETAANEKAEDSPWLFPSSGKAGYLPRQVFARDLKDLAARAGIRVATISPHVLRHAFASHLLANGADLRAVQELLGHSDISTTQIYTHVLEERLHQLVQNHHPLAKQAKKRD
- a CDS encoding acetyl-CoA carboxylase carboxyltransferase subunit alpha, which codes for MHNYLDFEKPISDLEGKIHELKKLAGEDESIDTSDEVGRLEVRAREAMVDIYSKLNPWQKTQVARHPQRPHFVDYAAGLFTEFTPLAGDRKFSNDEAIQAGLARFRGTPVAVIGQEKGNDTKSRIKHNFGSARPEGYRKAIRVMEMADRFGLPLVTLIDTAGAYPGIGAEERGQAEAIARSTEMCLNVKVPIISVVIGEGGSGGAIAIATGNRVYMLEHSIYSVISPEGAASILWRDSTRAREAATNMKITAEDLKSLGIIDGIISEPVGGAHRDPDAVIERTGTVIADALKEMSGRNGEQLRSDRRQKYLNIGRHL